In Stomoxys calcitrans chromosome 2, idStoCalc2.1, whole genome shotgun sequence, the following proteins share a genomic window:
- the LOC106086804 gene encoding phenoloxidase 2-like — translation MTDKKNLLLLFDRPTEPVFMEKGTTSTVFDVPDKFLTDRYRPIGNEVQSRFGEKAEQRIPVREISLPDLSIPMSLARNEQFSLFIPRHRRIAGRLIDIFMAMRTVDDLLSVAVYARDRVNPYLFNYALSVALLHRSDTKGLDLPSYAQSFPDKFVDSQVFREVREEVTVVPEGSRMPIVVPRDYTASDLEPEHRLWYFREDMGINLHHWHWHLVYPFEASDRSIVDKDRRGELFYYMHQQVIARYNFERFSNNLARVERLNTFREPIAEGYFPKMDSLVSSRAWPPRFENTKLRDLNRDLDQINLDVADMERWRERILESIHRGFVVDASGNPMPLDERSGIDLLGNMLEASVMSPNQSIYGDFHNMGHVFISYSHDPEHRHLESFGVMGDTATAMRDPVFYRWHAYIDDIFQQYKIRLFPYTVSDLQYDGISITGVEVSSDGGSPNVLTTFWQQSDLDFSRGMDFVPRGNVFARFTHLQHTPFTYTINVNNGSDAQRTGTVRIFMGPKNDERGQPWLFRDQRLMMIELDKFMVQLNPGQNTVKRRSTESSVTIPFERTFRNLDGNRPAADTAEELEFNFCGCGWPQHMLIPKGLPEGLPCDLFVMVSNYEDDRIDQDLVGSCSDAASYCGVRDRMYPDRRAMGYPFDRLPREGAERLANFLTPNMSIVNVTVRHDGSRTITRQS, via the exons ATGACTGACAAAAAGAATCTTTTGCTTTTGTTCGATCGCCCCACCGAACCGGTATTCATGGAGAAGGGCACAACTTCCACAGTCTTCGATGTTCCCGATAAATTCCTCACGGATCGCTATCGTCCCATTGGCAATGAGGTTCAAAGTCGTTTTGGTGAAAAGGCCGAGCAGCGGATTCCAGTGCGTGAGATCAGTTTGCCCGACTTGAGCATTCCCATGTCGTTGGCTAGAAATGAGCAATTTTCCTTATTTATTCCCCGTCATAGACGTATTGCAGGACGTCTCATTGACATATTCATGGCAATGCGTACTGTCGATGATTTATTGAGTGTAGCTGTGTATGCTCGCGATCGTGTTAATCCCTACCTCTTCAACTATGCCCTTTCGGTGGCCTTGTTGCATAGGTCTGATACCAAGGGCTTGGATTTGCCTTCCTATGCCCAAAGTTTCCCTGATAAGTTTGTGGATTCTCAGGTCTTTCGTGAGGTGAGGGAGGAAGTTACTGTGGTACCCGAAGGCTCTCGCATGCCTATTGTAGTGCCCCGCGACTACACAGCCTCCGATTTGGAACCGGAACACCGTCTATGGTATTTCCGTGAGGATATGGGCATTAATCTGCATCACTGGCATTGGCATTTGGTTTATCCCTTCGAGGCCAGCGATCGTAGTATTGTGGACAAGGATCGTCGCGGTGAGTTGTTCTACTACATGCACCAGCAGGTGATAGCTCGCTACAATTTTGAACGCTTCAGCAATAATTTGGCTCGAGTGGAACGCCTCAATACCTTCCGTGAACCTATTGCCGAGGGTTACTTCCCCAAAATGGATTCGTTGGTGTCGAGTCGTGCCTGGCCGCCGCGTTTCGAGAATACCAAACTGCGGGATTTGAATCGTGATTTGGATCAAATCAACTTGGATGTGGCCGATATGGAGCGCTGGCGTGAGCGCATTTTGGAGTCCATCCATCGGGGCTTTGTGGTGGATGCCAGTGGCAATCCCATGCCTTTGGATGAACGTAGTGGCATTGATCTCTTGGGTAATATGTTGGAGGCCTCGGTTATGTCTCCCAATCAATCGATCTATGGAGATTTCCACAATATGGGTCATGTTTTCATTTCCTATTCCCATGATCCTGAGCACCGTCATCTGGAGTCGTTTGGCGTTATGGGCGATACAGCGACCGCAATGCGAGACCCTGTGTTCTACAGATGGCATGCCTACATTGATGATATCTTCCAACAGTACAAGATTCGTTTGTTCCCCTACACTGTGTCTGACCTTCAATACGATGGCATCTCCATTACTGGAGTCGAGGTTAGCTCCGATGGTGGTAGCCCCAATGTTTTAACGACCTTCTGGCAACAATCTGATTTGGATTTCTCGCGTGGCATGGACTTTGTGCCCAGAGGCAATGTCTTTGCTCGTTTCACTCATTTGCAGCATACCCCCTTTACCTATACGATTAATGTGAACAATGGAAGTGACGCCCAACGTACTGGCACTGTGCGCATTTTCATGGGGCCCAAAAATGATGAACGTGGTCAACCTTGGCTGTTCAGAGATCAGCGTTTAATGATGATCGAATTGGATAAATTTATGGTGCAAT TGAATCCTGGCCAAAATACCGTAAAACGCCGTTCAACCGAGTCTAGTGTCACCATACCATTCGAACGTACTTTCCGCAATCTGGATGGTAATCGTCCTGCTGCTGACACTGCAGAGGAATTGGAATTCAATTTCTGCGGCTGTGGCTGGCCTCAGCATATGCTGATTCCCAAGGGCTTACCTGAAGGTTTACCCTGTGatttgtttgttatggtctccAATTATGAAGATGATCGT ATTGATCAAGACCTGGTAGGTTCCTGCAGCGATGCCGCCTCTTATTGTGGTGTCCGCGATCGCATGTATCCCGATCGCCGGGCCATGGGCTATCCTTTTGATCGTTTGCCACGCGAAGGTGCCGAGCGATTGGCCAATTTCTTAACTCCCAACATGAGCATAGTTAATGTGACTGTTCGTCATGATGGCTCCCGTACTATAACTAGGCAATCctaa
- the LOC106086806 gene encoding phenoloxidase 2-like: MTDKKNLLLLFDRPTEPVFMEKGRSSTFFHVPDEFLTDRYRTLGGDVQSRFGEMTDKRVPVREIKLPDLSLAMSLDRDEQFSLFMPRHRRIAARLIDIFLEMPTTDDLLSVAVYARDRVNPYLFNYALSVALMHRPDTKGLDIPSFAQNFPDKFMDSQIFRLMREEASVVPEGSRIPIIVPRNYTASDSEPEHRLWYFREDMGVNLHHWHWHLVYPYDATDIRIIAKDRRGELFYYMHHQILARYNMERFSNNLARVKRITNFQEPIPEGYFPKMDSLVSSRAWPPRFENSRLRDMRHETERMNVDVADLDRWRNRIIDAIHLGFAVDYDGNAIPLDERQGIDVLGNMVEATLISPNLGFYGNFHNIGHVLISFTHDPDHRHLEPFGVMGDTATAMRDPVFYRFHANIDEIFEEHKIRLPRYTPAQLQYEGISVSGVQVIPEGDGTPNILSTFWQQSDVDMSRGMDFVPAGSIYARFTHLQHTPFGYTINVENASGATRYGTVRIFLAPKTDEHGQELLFNDQRLMMVEMDKFVVQLEPGQNRLKRKSSDSSVTIPFERTFRDLEKDRPADFSEEELEFNFCGCGWPEHMLIPKGLEDGLQCVLFVMVSNYEDDRVDQELVGSCSDAASYCGVRDRKYPDLRSMGFPFDRLPREGVDSLEKFLTSNMATVDVTIRHDPSKTVIRQT, encoded by the exons ATGACCGATAAGAAAAATCTCTTGCTTTTATTTGATCGCCCCACGGAGCCGGTGTTCATGGAAAAGGGAAGATCTTCCACTTTCTTCCATGTGCCTGATGAATTTCTTACGGATCGTTATCGCACCCTCGGCGGTGATGTACAAAGTCGTTTTGGTGAAATGACCGATAAGCGGGTGCCAGTGCGTGAGATTAAGCTGCCCGATTTAAGTTTGGCCATGTCTTTGGATCGCGATGAGCAGTTTTCATTGTTTATGCCCCGGCATCGGCGCATTGCTGCCCGCCTTATTGATATATTCCTCGAAATGCCCACCACTGATGATCTCTTGAGTGTTGCTGTCTATGCTCGTGATCGTGTCAATCCTTATCTCTTCAATTATGCTCTCTCGGTGGCTTTGATGCATCGTCCTGATACCAAGGGTCTGGATATTCCCTCGTTTGCTCAGAATTTTCCCGACAAGTTTATGGATTCGCAGATCTTCCGCCTTATGCGCGAGGAGGCCAGTGTGGTGCCCGAGGGCTCTCGCATACCCATAATAGTGCCCCGAAATTATACAGCCTCTGATTCGGAACCGGAACATCGTCTATGGTATTTTCGTGAGGATATGGGTGTTAATTTACATCATTGGCATTGGCATTTAGTGTATCCCTATGATGCCACCGATATTCGTATCATAGCCAAAGATAGGCGTGGCGAATTGTTCTACTACATGCATCATCAGATCTTGGCCCGTTACAACATGGAACGTTTCAGCAATAACTTGGCTCGAGTAAAGCGTATCACCAACTTCCAAGAGCCCATACCTGAGGGTTATTTTCCCAAAATGGACTCTTTGGTCTCGAGTCGAGCTTGGCCACCGCGTTTTGAAAACTCCAGACTGCGTGATATGAGGCATGAAACCGAGCGCATGAATGTGGATGTGGCCGATTTGGATCGTTGGCGTAATCGCATTATCGATGCCATACATCTGGGCTTTGCTGTGGATTACGATGGCAATGCCATACCCTTGGATGAGCGTCAGGGCATCGACGTCCTGGGCAATATGGTGGAGGCCACCCTAATATCACCCAATTTGGGCTTCTATGGGAATTTCCATAACATTGGTCATGTTCTGATCTCCTTTACCCATGATCCTGATCATCGTCATTTAGAGCCGTTTGGAGTAATGGGCGATACGGCCACTGCAATGCGTGATCCTGTCTTTTACAGATTTCATGCCAACATCGATGAGATCTTCGAGGAACATAAGATTCGTTTACCTAGATATACTCCGGCTCAGTTGCAATATGAAGGCATTTCGGTTTCAGGAGTTCAAGTCATACCCGAAGGTGATGGTACCCCCAATATACTCTCCACCTTTTGGCAACAATCAGATGTGGATATGTCTCGCGGCATGGACTTTGTACCGGCGGGCAGTATCTATGCCCGTTTTACACATTTGCAACATACACCCTTTGGCTATACCATCAATGTGGAGAATGCTAGTGGCGCCACACGTTATGGCACGGTGCGTATTTTTTTGGCACCCAAAACCGATGAACATGGTCAAGAGTTGCTATTCAATGACCAGCGTTTGATGATGGTCGAAATGGATAAATTTGTGGTGCAGT TGGAACCTGGTCAAAATAGGCTAAAACGCAAATCTTCCGACTCCAGTGTGACCATACCATTTGAGCGTACCTTCCGTGACCTGGAAAAAGATCGTCCCGCTGATTTCTCTGAGGAAGAATTGGAGTTTAATTTCTGTGGCTGTGGCTGGCCTGAACATATGCTGATACCCAAGGGCCTTGAGGATGGCCTGCAGTGTGTTTTGTTCGTCATGGTCTCCAACTATGAGGATGATCGT GTTGATCAAGAATTGGTGGGTTCCTGCAGTGATGCAGCTTCTTATTGTGGCGTCCGTGATCGCAAGTATCCCGATCTTCGTTCCATGGGCTTTCCTTTCGATCGTTTACCCCGCGAAGGTGTCGACAGTTTGGAAAAATTCTTAACATCCAATATGGCTACTGTTGATGTGACCATTCGCCATGACCCATCCAAGACTGTTATACGGCAAACGTAG